ACTCCTGCTTCTCCTGCTACAGCTTTTGCTAAAAGTGTCTTACCAGTACCAGGAGGGCCAACTAACAATACACCCTTGGGAATTCTAGCGCCAATTTGCGTAAAGCGCGCTGGAGTCTTGAGGAAATCCACAATTTCTACTAACTCAGTTTTCGCTTCTTCGACCCCAGCCACATCTGCAAAGGTGATTTTCGCGGATTCGCCTTCAACATAAACCTTAGCTTTGCTTTTACCAATGGAAAGAGCGCCTTGGGGACCACCGCCACCACTACGGGCGAGAAAGAACTGCCAAATACCAATAAAAATCAGTGGTGGAATCACCCAACTCAAGAGGGTTGTAAACCAGGTATTTTTCGGTGGAGGTGTAGCAGCGAACTCAACTCCCTTTTGTTCTAGCAGTTTGGGTAACTCTAAATCAAAGATTGGTGTAGTGGCAAATACCTGAGCAGGTTCGGCATTTTCTGTTTTTAGTTGGTAAATAATCTCGTTTTGACCAACGGAAACGCGACTGACTTCTCCTTCCTGTACTTGATGAATAAATAGGCTATAGGGAACGCCAGTAGGGCCAGAAGTAAATAAACCAGGCAAAAATAAATTTAAGAGCAGAAATAGCCCTGATACTCCTAGCAATATATTCGCAACTATCCGAAACCGAGGTGACTTAGGCTGTTCTTTAATTCCCATAGATGTTACCAATCCTTAAAATGAAACCTAAATGGAGAATGAGAAATGAGAAATAGAGAATAGATGTTGCTTCTTCTCACCCTACTTGCTCATCTTCTTTAACGCTTTGAGAAAATTAATTAAAGACTGGTCAAAAATGCTGCTATATTCGCCCAATCTAAGCAATTTATACAACTCTACAATTGACTGTGATGCTGTGTGTAGCTTACTTCCCTGAAAGGATGCGCTATTAGTGACGCAAAGTTGTTCAGTTTGCCTTGATTGTCAAAAATACTACCATTTCTCATAATTTCTCCTGTTTAGCAACGTTTGCAGCATTTATTTATGTAACTAAACTTAACAATTAAATTAATCTTTGGGAACTAACGAGTAAATACGGTTTACCGTACTCAAAGAATTAACACCACTCGGAATAAGATAACTTTAGTGAGGAGAAGGCTGTGATATAAGATACAGAGATTAGGAGACGCAAAGATAAATCACCGCATTTTTTGCTACAACACTGTCACCTGCGATAAATCTAACCTGGATTGATACTCAGATACCTTCAGAAGCGATCGCAAATAACTAAGAATTATTGTTGGCATCAGGCAAGGAGCAGGGGAAAAAAGAGTTTGAGCCTTGTTTACTTTTCTCAACACAGTTTGGTTTTATTGTGCCAACTTACTTAAGTATATAAAATTTATGTAAAGCTCGCTTGTTATTCAGCGCAAAAATTCCTGAATAATATATAAGTTTATTTTATGTAAATTAAAATTGATTTCTCTAATAGAAAAGTATTTTTTTTAATTAAAAATAATCATTTTTAACAAAAAAATCTTTTTCTTGAAACCTAATTGAATGACAATATCCCGTTCAGATAAAAAACTGGCAGCTTTAACCAAAAAAATCAGTAAATTTGAAAAATATATTTAATTAATGTTACATATATATATCAATGTATTATGAATCGTATTTATTGGAATTTTGAAGATTTGGTAAATGAGTTTGTGTAACCTTGTACTTCATGGTAATTAAATAATTACAGACAGATTGGTTCAAAAAAAATTGGCATAAAAAACCAAAATATTTGACCTAATTACTTGATTAATTGGTCATTTGCGTAATCAATTCAATGATTTTCAAACAATAAATTATCTGATTTTGGAGAGCAGGCATCTCGCTCGTCTGCAACCCAAAGCTGGCTTTTCGGTCAGCCTACACACAATAAGTAGTTGGATATTTTTTATTCAGAAATTATATCATGTCCGGCTGACTAGTTGTCATTGCGTACTCTTTTAGAGAACCCATTGGCGCAGCCTTTCGTAGAGACACTCTGCGAACTTTCTACTTGCAATGACACATTGTAAGCGATCCGATGAACATGATATTACTCGCAAAATCAAAATATAGATTACGCAAATGGCAAGTAATCTGCATTGAACTAATGAATAGTTCTTTGATTGAGGCTCAACTTACTTATTAGTGAGAAATTCAGGAGAGATAACATGGCAATTACTTTCGGCACCACAGGTAATGATACGAAAAATGGGACTTTGGGAAATGACACAATAGTTGGTTGGGCTAGTAATGGTAGTGCAATTAGCTTATCCGGCAACGATACCTTAAATGGTTTAGCTGGTAACGATTCTCTTCTAGGTGGGACGGGGAACGATAGTTTAAGTGGTGGAGATGGTAATGACACACTTGATGGGGGCACAGAAAACGACACACTTAGAGGTGGTGCAGGCAATGACATCCTCAAAGGCAGTCAGGGTAACGACAGCCTTGATGGCGGAGATGGTGTTGATACCGCAGACTACAGTCAACTAGGTCAAAGCATTACCTTGTCAGGTGTCGGAACCATTACAAAAGCCGGAGGATTGGGGCAAGACCTACTCTTTAAAGTCGAAAAGATTGTTGCTAATGCTAACGTTGCAAACAACACCATAGATGCATCATTATCTTCATCTGGGGTCTTTATCACCGTTAACCTGCAAACTCAAAGTTTAGCTGCCAATAACGTTCCTGGTTTGGGAACATTGCCATTTACTGTAGTCAACTTTGATAATGTCATTGGTACAAACGCAAATGATAGCATTACTGGCGACAACCAAAATAACAAATTATCCGGCAATAATGGCAACGACACAATTGATGGCGGCTTGGGTATTGACAGCTTAAATGGGGGAGCCGGTGACGACACTTACATCGTAGACACTACTCTTGATACTATTATAGAGGCTGCAAATTCAGGCACAGATACCGTCCGGTCTTCTGTCACTTACACATTAGGCGCCAATCTGGAGAACCTGAGGCTGATAGGAAATAGCGCCATCAACGGAACAGGTAATAGTCTTAATAACTTCCTTTTTGGGAATAGTGCTAACAACACTCTCAATGGAAGAGCAGGCAATGATACCATAGATGGTAATTTGGGCAACGATATCCTGAATGGTGAGGATGGCAATGACAGCCTACAAGGCGGGCCCGGCAATGACATACTCAATGGTGGGTCTGGAAACGATATCCTCATCGGTACTTTTCCTGGTAGTCTGCTTCCACCTGGATTAGGGGAAACTGATACCTTAACTGGCGGGGCTGGGATAGATAGATTTATCCTGGGGGATGCTATAAATATTTTCTACGACGATAACAATAGTGCGAATTCTGGTTTTGCAGACTTTGCTACTATTACTGACTTTGATTCTAGCCAAGATCGAATTGAACTCAAAGGAACTCCACTCGACTACCGCCTGCAAGTTGTTGGTAGCAATACACGAATATTCGTAGATAAACCAGGATCAGAACCAGATGAGATCATAGGTATTTTGCAGGGAAGAAACAATCTTAGACTTGATAGTGATGACTTCCTTTTCTATGAGCAAGAAAATCCTGGGGAAGCTACAAATAATACACTGACTACTGCTGAAGGGTTAGGTTCCTTATCATCTGGCTCAAACGTTAATCTTTCAGCCCAACTAGCAACAGTTCAACCAGGGGGAAATTTCTCATCATTTGACTTTTTTACATTTTCTTTAGCAAATGCCGGAACTGTCACTATCAGGACAGTGACATCGGGAGATACAGTTCTTGGACTGTTTGACGATCTCGGGACTTTATTGCAAGCTGACGACGATAGCGGCGGTGGTAATTCGTCATTAATCAGCAGTTCCCTGAGTGCAGGTACATACTCCATTTCAGTCAGTAAATATGCTTTATTCCCTGAAGATGGCGGAACTTTCTCTGGTAGCACATCGAGTGGTGATTTCGCTTATACATTAGGGGTCAGCGTTGTATAATAACGCTGTAAAATTACAGTTTTTTTAAGTATTTAGACCCAAAGATTTGTTTAGCCTCGTTCCCAGTCTTAAGACTGGGAATGTATTTTAATAGGCGGATAATTTGTGGAAATATCATAAATTATGAACTAAACCGTTTAGTTCATAAAAGTAAATAATAAATTTTTGACTTGCTAATGACTAATAATTTCTTGAGAAGTTAGCATAAAATTACAGTCGAAGTTCAGCTGAGATATTTGAGATATTTCCTGCTGAGATAAGTATAAAAAATCAAACAGCAACACTTCTTCCATCAAATTTTACCAATTTATAGTAAATTTCAATTACCAATCCCATGCCAAATCGTCGTTATCCTCCCGCCTACTTACGCTATCTCAGAGCCAGGTTATGGAATCTAGGGCGACCTGGTTTTTGGGTAACTGCAATTGTTTTGTCTGTAGTTGGGCTAGTAACCTGGGAATACTGGTCAAATCCAGATATTTTCGTTTATAAGCAAAAAAACGAAGTCACTTCCCAAGCACCTGTTGATTCCTCCCTATCAGAGGAAAATAAAGCGATCGCAGCAGACATTGATAACCTACCAGTTTTGTTTAACGACTTTGAAGAAGCAGCTCTCTCATTAACGGCAAATACGCCTAAAGAAAAGGCTAAAGACAAAAGCAAAGGCTTCTTAGAGGATGTAATTAAAAAACAAAATTCTCCTGGTGATACTAAAGTAAATCCTGCTTTAGGCGTTAATGGCGACACCTCCCCAGCCGTGAAAAATCCCTTTGTTACACAAACAGAAAATTTATTGCGTACTGGGACGGCTGATAGTGGTAATCAGTTTCTCGGTCTTAAAACCTTAAATGGGGCGTCTGAACCAACAGGGGGAGAACAAACATCTTCTAACCTGGATATTGGATTGACCAATC
This Nostoc sp. C052 DNA region includes the following protein-coding sequences:
- a CDS encoding calcium-binding protein, with the translated sequence MAITFGTTGNDTKNGTLGNDTIVGWASNGSAISLSGNDTLNGLAGNDSLLGGTGNDSLSGGDGNDTLDGGTENDTLRGGAGNDILKGSQGNDSLDGGDGVDTADYSQLGQSITLSGVGTITKAGGLGQDLLFKVEKIVANANVANNTIDASLSSSGVFITVNLQTQSLAANNVPGLGTLPFTVVNFDNVIGTNANDSITGDNQNNKLSGNNGNDTIDGGLGIDSLNGGAGDDTYIVDTTLDTIIEAANSGTDTVRSSVTYTLGANLENLRLIGNSAINGTGNSLNNFLFGNSANNTLNGRAGNDTIDGNLGNDILNGEDGNDSLQGGPGNDILNGGSGNDILIGTFPGSLLPPGLGETDTLTGGAGIDRFILGDAINIFYDDNNSANSGFADFATITDFDSSQDRIELKGTPLDYRLQVVGSNTRIFVDKPGSEPDEIIGILQGRNNLRLDSDDFLFYEQENPGEATNNTLTTAEGLGSLSSGSNVNLSAQLATVQPGGNFSSFDFFTFSLANAGTVTIRTVTSGDTVLGLFDDLGTLLQADDDSGGGNSSLISSSLSAGTYSISVSKYALFPEDGGTFSGSTSSGDFAYTLGVSVV